The window CCCAGTGAAAGTGCCAACCCTGTTATTTGGGGCAGCATGGCATTTCGAAACACATACTTGATAATGACACGGTCCTTAATCCCAAGAAAACGACTGTAGTTCACATAGTCTTCATTTAATTCATAGATGGACATGGAGCGCATACCTATGGCTTGACCGCCAATGGTGATTAATACAATTGACCAGAATGGTAATTGATAATGCAGAATAACAGACAACATAAATTCAGGTGTAAAACTGGGTATTAAGTCAAAGCCATAACCGCCTCCCGTTGGCAAAATCCCCATTGAAATACCAAACCCAAACAGCAAAATAATGGCCATCCCAAAAGCGGGTATACTGCTCACAAATAAAAACAGAGGCATGACAGCTTTGTCAAAGACTCCTTTTTTATAAGCGGCAATCACACCAAGAATATTCCCTAACAGCCATCCCACAATCATGGCTGGTAATTGCAAAGCAATGGTCCAAGGAATAGCCTTTTGAATGATATCCGATACTTCTCTTGGGTAGTATGTAAAGGAAACACCCATGCTGCCTTGAAGTAAATTTTTTACATAGAGAAAAAACTGAATAATCATGGGTTTATCCAGACCAAATTGTTTGGTATAGTCATCCATGACTGCTTGAATGGCGCTTTGGTCAGTCATGCCCTCTACGGCAGATGACGCAAGTGTTGCCACTGGGTTACCAGGCATTAACCGTGGTAATAAAAAGTTCAACATCACGGCAACCATAAGCGTCAATAGATACCAACCGAGTTTTCGAAGAAAATATTTCTTATAACCTTTCAAATCCATCACCCCATCTATTGTGAAGTATTAGAAAAGATGGCAGCTGCTCTCATAGCAGCATATAGCCATCTTAACTCTCTTGTTTACACTGTTAAATCCTATGATTCTATAGATTATTCCACCAATTCAAGATTATATAATCCTGCAATACCATAGCCGCTTATTAAAATGGATGGCGGTATATTGGTACCATCTTCATACTCTGGGTAACTGGTCCATACAGTTTCATTAACGGTATGGAAGAATACGGGTCTATACATCAATGCGAAACAAGGCACTTCATTTAAGTAGATTTGGTTGATTTCTGTATAGAGCTCTATGAGTTTATTCTTATCTGTGGTTTTTGGAATAGCGTCAATGATGTCATCTGCTCTTTCATTGATGTAACGGCTGTAATTATAATAGACACGATCATTACCTGCCGTTGTTCCACCATCACTATAGAGTGTTTGATAAATACGTGTCCATGGATTGGCTATACTGGCTCCTGCATAGGTGTTCATGATGATATCAAAATTTCCTGTTTGCAGGTCTTCTGTCCATACGGGTGCTTCTGGAAAATAAGTGGTGATATCCATGCCAATTTCCTGACCAGCAGCTGCAACCATTTCAAGGGATGCATTCCAGTCTGTCCATCCTGCTGGGCATTCAACTGTAAATACTAATTCTGTGCCATCAGCTTCACGTATACCATCCCCATTGGTATCAACAATTCCTGCTTCGTCCAGTAATTTTTTGGCTTCTTCAATCTGCTTTCCAGACCACTGTAGTGGTGCTAAAGCTGCTTTATCCAATAAGCTTTGTTCTGCTGCTGTAGGGTTCATCATGGAAGGCGGTACATCTTGCATTAAAGGCGTATAGCCGCTCATGGCAGTCTTAGCAATTTGATCATAATCCGTTGCCATGGCAATGGCTTTTCGAACAACAGCATGGTCAAGGCCGGGCTTGGTGGTGTTAAAAATAGCCGTTGGTAAGGAACCACTTAAGTAATATGGTGGTTCATCAATATAGGTTGAAACAGGTAAGTCTTGTTCTTCCCACATTTTCCAAATCTCTGGTGTAAAGGCTTGTGTTACATCCACTTCACCTTGTTGGAATGCCACTGAACTTGAATTATTGTCAGCGTATATATTATGTGCTAAATATTTCGGTACAGGTAATTGACCCCACATGGAATCCGATTGACCCCAATAGTTATCATTTCTTACAAGAACAACTTTTGTTTCATCACTGTAGAATAACTGATAAGGACCTGACCCAATATAATCTTCATTTTTATCTGTTTTCACTTTATCTGGATCACCGTTATGCTTCTTAACCAACTCACTTATTTGATGTTCTGGTAGTATGTATAGTTTAGGCAGTACTTCTAGTACCTTTAATGGGTTGTAATTTGCTGTATCTGCTGTAATAACCACTGTTGCATCATCGGTAGCTTCAACACTTGCAATATAATCCCACATACTGGCATGATTGGTAGCCATATCCTTATGAATATTGAAGGTATAAGCTACATCTTTGGCGGTTACAGGTTTGCCATCACTCCACTTTGCATCTGTATTCATGGCGATGGTAAATACATTATCTTTTTGCTCATACTCTGTTGCAAGTAATGGATAAAGCTTACCATCCAGTTGATTATACATAAACAATGTTTCCCATACCGTTGTTCTGGCTTGGTCCGCCTGATCAATGACCAATGCGTTATTGGAGTTGGCTGATAGTGGATTCATATCATTAATTGCACCCCATTGGAGCCCACTCATGTATAATGTCTCCTGTCGAGGTATGGATGTACCATCACCGGATTCTTTTGTCGTCGTGTCCGAAGAACCCTCTTCTGTTTTACCATCTTCTTCTTTATCATCTTCTGTCTTTTCTTGATCAGCAGTCTGTGTTGCTTCTTGATCTTGTGTTGTCGTAGCATCTTCTGTTTTCTTGCTGTTACATGCAGTTAAACTTATGAATAACATGATGATCAGTAATAAAATTCCCCCAGCTTCTTTCATCTTTTTCATAAACGTCCTCCTTATTTCATATTTTTCACTGCAAAACTGCTCCTTTTCCTCCTTTCTCTAAGGCATACTGACATTGACACAATATTTATGATTGATAGGTATCTACAATAGAATGTATGACTAACTGACTTCTGAAAGCATGAAGTTCTAACCCTTCATTCATGTGAATGGTAACTTCTTTGGTCTGACCATTAAAAAGGTCAAAGAACCTGTCACTGTATCTTGCTGTTATATGGCCTAATTCCATCCATACCCATAAACATGGTTTATTAGATGATACAGTTACTTGGTATTGTTGATTGGTGACTTTGGTTATCCCAACCTTAAAATCTGGTTTTTCCAGCTCTAAATGTTTCGGATAGACAAAATAGGTTGTATTCTCACTGAGCACTTGATCATGTACAGCAAATGCATAGTGTAACACCACATGGCGAACACCTCCCGCATGTTCAATGGCTTCATATAAGTTCAGTGTCGTAACAGCTGATGCCGTATTTGCCTCAATACTTGCTTCCATGGTACCTTCTTTCAAGACACACCCATTTACATGGAATAAGGTCCACTGAATCACACCGGATTGTTTTTCCAACGTATCATTGGTTAAGTGGATTTCAACAGATAAATTGTCTTTATCTTCAATACCAGAAATCAAAACAGGGTTATAGAATTTCTTAGCACTGTAATGCAAGGCTTTCAGATTGCCCATGGCGTCAATGGATGACCAGCTTGCTACAGGCCAGCAATCATTTATCTGCCAATAAAGGGTTCCCATACCTTCTGGCATTTTTCTGCGCCAGTTTTCTACGGCATATTTAATGGCAAGGCTTTGCAATATTTGTGATGTCCATAACAACATATCAAATGAAGTAGGCAGCTTAAACCAAGATAACATATAGAGTATGATGGTTTCATTACCAATAACGCTACGCTGATGTTTTTCCATAACATAACTTGTTATATTCCGATCTTCTTTCTTCGTATAACTCTTGACCACATTGGGTTCTGGGAATGATTGAAACCCAAATTCACTGTTAAAGCGATGATGACAGGTGCGATACCACTCAAATGGTTCACGTCCATGCCACACATCCCATAAATGAGCATCACCTTTTGTGGCATCATTAGGATCTTTTCTATCGTGACTATCGTCCATAGGACTCGAAGCCCAATAAGAATGTTCATTATCATATGTGGTTATAAGCGAAGGAATGAGTTCATCAAACAATAATTTGTATTCATCCCATGTCATTTTGCCTTCTTCTAGTGCATCAGAAACCATATTGCCCATATATTCGATTTCATTATTGCCACACCATAGCGCTAAAGATGCATGATGACGAATACGTTTGATGTTATCAATGGCTTCTTGCTTAAACGTATCTAAAAAGTCTTTATCATAAACAGGATAAGCGGAACAGGCAAAAGCAAAATCCTGCCATACACATAAACCTAATTCATCACATAAGTCATAAAAAACATCGGATTCATAGATGCCGCCGCCCCAAACTCTTATAAAGTTCATGTTGGCATTTTTTACATCTGTGAGCTGTTGACGGTAGAATGCATCACTGCCTCTTGTGACAAAGGTGTCAATGGGAATCCAGTTGCCTCCTTTTGCAAAAAAAGGAATGCCATTTACCACAAATTGAAAACTTTCACCATATTGGTCTTTATGAATATCCAATACCAACGTTCTTAAACCTATTCTAAATTGCTTATTATCCATTAATTGGTTGTTGTTATCTAATAAATGTACCGATAGGGTATAGAGATTTTGTTTTCCAAGATTGTTAGGCCACCATAACGCTGGATTCTCAATGGTTATAGGAACTGCCGTGGAACTATCCTTAACAGGGTATACCTTAGAGGCCACATGCTTACCCTCATGTTCTAGAGTAATATCCAGGAACAGCTTATTGGGCTCAATGTTCCCCGCCAAATGGGTGATGACCTGAAGTTCTACCATGTGTTCATCATGTGATTGTTTGGTTTGCACATGATCCAGCTTGGCATGATGATAGCCCACCACTTCAATGTCTTTCCAAATCCCTGCCGTTACACACATGGGTCCCCAATCCCAACCATAGTTACATTGCATTTTTCTCACATAATTACTTCCAAGAATACGATGATGGTTAGCTCCAGTAATGGCTAAATAACGTTCCTCTAATTTTTCTTTCATATAGGGATAAGTGGACTGACATTTGATTCTTATGGTATTCTGCCCTTCATTGATACAATCATGTATATCAAAAATCCACTTTCTAAACATGTTATTGGTCTTAGCAACGGTATGGTCATTGATAGACACCGTGGCTAAAGTATCTAGCCCATGGCAAATTAAATCAATCTTGTTACAAGCCATCATATCTGCTGATACAAAAAAGGTTCTTTCATATACCCAGTCTAACTCACCAAGATACATTAGTTTACTTTCATTATCACGATAATAGGGATCATCGATTAATTTCTCATGAAGTAAATCCGTATGCACACATCCTGGTACATTGGCTTTCACTTGTGCAAATTCACCACCAGATAATACCCATTCACCATTTAAAGTAATTTTCTCCATAAATTATCACCTTTTTTATCAATTTTGAGTTTCTTTTTTCGTTTATTATTGCTATATACAAATTTTATCACTAATACATTTGTTTTCAATTTCATAACATGCCAAAATCATATATAATTAGGACATGGATAATACTATTATAAATAATTCAAATAAACTAAATAGCTACAATTTGAACTTTGTCATTGATAATTTTATAGTCAATATACTCAATTATAAGGTAGAGACATTTAATGGGATTGATGGGTATGATGTTCACAAACATTTCTGTTATGAATTGCACTACATTAAGAGTGGCTCGGGCCAAGTAACCTTTAATGAAAAAACCCATGAATTGGTTCCAGGAGATATGTATCTTATGTCCCCCAATATTGCTCACAGTCAATACATCTATGATCATCACATGATTGAATATGCTCTTCGATTTGATATCAAGCAACTCAAGTCATCTCCCAACCCTTCAACCATCATGGAAGAGTCTAAGCAAATTATTAATCTGCTGAAAAGGAGCGCCAATAAAATTATTCATCAGCAATTTGCCTTAGAGAAGCTGTTTGAAGATAGCTACCAAGAAGCTTTTGGTCAGAGACCTGGTTACTATATTGTTCTCAAACAATACCTTATGCTCATCATTATTGAAACAGCTCGCTCAGCAATCAATGATGATGATAAGGAAGCCATCTATCCGTTACCTACTCGGGACATTGATCGTCACAATATGAACACCATCACCCAATTCATACTGGATAATATTTCAACAAAAATAACCAATAAAACCATTGCAAGTCATGTTTATATGAGTGAAAGACATCTGTATCGCATCATCAAAAGGCAGACTGGTCTTGCAACCCACCAATACATTGCCCATCTACGGATTAATTATGTCAAAAAATTACTTTCTCAAAACTTATATACGCTAAAAACCATTAGTGAAATGTCTGGGTATTCAAGTGCTTTTCATCTTAGTTCTGCTTTTAAGCGACATACGGGGATGACGCCATCAAGTTATATTGATAGTGCGTTGGATAAGTATCAGCAATCGATTGAGCCTTATATTGAATAATATCTATCACAAAATAATGGATAGTTCGTTTTTAATTGGGGATAGGGGAAGTTTAGTGGATAAGCTTTTTATATCATAGAATAGGGTTGTTGAAACGTGTAGATAGACAACGGTTGTAATGTAAAACCCTATAGAATGATTATAAACGACCGTTGCGTTTGTTGCCTTTATCGATTTAAAAGGAGGGCAACAAGCCGCAAAGGTCGTTTATAATCATTCTATAGGGTTATTATTTTATCGCCACGTTTTTGAGAGTGAAAAACAGTAGTTTTAGTTATGTGGTTCTTTTAATGTCTGTAGTATCCTGTTTGTCGATTTGATTGTTTTTATTTGAGAGGATTATTTGGGGTCTTATTAGTTTACATAATGTGTTGTTTTTCTAAAAATACCTTAAAAGGTGTAACAGGTAAATCATTGAGATTATATAGTGCTATCTGTACGTTTTTGGAGAATCCATAAGATACACCTATTGGGTTTGATATGTTGTCGTTATGTGCAATAATTTTATGATCCATGATTGTTGCTTTTGCTGTTATAAAACGCTTGTCTTCACCACATAGCTGAAAGTTTGGCAGTTGTTCTGATATTTGTTTTATTTTTTCATTAAATGAGATGATGATAGAGTTTCCTTGTTTTTCAATATGGGTATAGGTAATTACACGGTATGTCTCTTCTTGATTGTATACCATGGATAGAGCTGATTCTGCTAACCGATTCCCAATGGGTTTCTTGTTAATAGGGTGGATATTATTCCATTCTCCATAGTCTACTGATATAACCATGGCTGTATGGTTTACTTTTTGAGAGACTTCCAGCTGTGCTTGGCGAACGATAGGCCATCCTTCATCAATATCAATTTCATCTTTTGCACCAAGAGAAGAAAGCTGTACAAAAACAAAAGGTAAGTCCTTTTTCTTCCAGGCATCTCGCCAGTTTTGAATCAGTGTAGTAAAAATTTCTTCATATAGCGTGGCATGAGGTCCATTGGCATTGCTCTCGCCTTGGTACCATATCACACCTTTTATGGTATAAGGTATGACCTGCATGACCATGTTGTCATATAGACCACATGGACGTTGAAAGTGTTTATAACCATAGGGAGGGGCTGGGGCTGGTCCATCGTCAGAAGTCATGTAACTTGTTAACCCTAATGCTTCAACTCTTTCATCAAGATTACCTTTTTCTTTCACAAAAGTAAGCATATCTTCTTGATAAGCATGAAATTCTTTTTCGTAGGCGGTAGCATTCAATTGCTTTTCTATGGTTACATAATCATCCCATAAAAATTTTAAGTTATCGTTAGTTATTAAATAATCTCTAGACATCCAAGCTTGTGCTGTGGTGCCACCCCAATTGCAGCTAATGATACCTATAGGTACATTCAAATTCCTTTGGAGCTTTTTAGCAAAATAGTAGCCAATTGCTGAAAAATGTTTTGCACTATGCTGGGTACATAATTCCCATTTTGTATCATGGGACTGTGTATGCTCAAAATGCCATCCATTGATCTGAGCATCTTGGAAGGGTCTGCGAGGTATTGTTTTTAAGCGAATCATTGGATTATCGCATACATTTTTCTCATTAGACCATTCTTTTGAAAAGAACAATGGCTGTTCCATATTGGATTGTCCACCTGCTAACCATACCTCACCAATCAAGACATCATTAAAAATTATCGTATGATTACCACCATGTATTGTCAAATCATAGGGACCTCCTGCTTCATGGATACCTAAATCAATACACCATTTGTTATTTTTAATTTTGCACATGTACTGCTGTGTCTTAAATAAAATTATTACTTCTACATCTTCTACACCTGTCCCCCAAATCAATATGCTTTCATCTCTTTGTAAAACCATATGGCTGCTGAACATAGGGGATACCATAAACATATCTGTAGCCATTATATTCACTCCTCATTAACTATTATTTTGTCTATTATGATACATCATGCTACTTTATCCATTGAACATTAAATCTAGTATACCAAATAAATGCCATCAATAACACCTATATAAAGTTTAAATAGGCCATCATTGATTACCTTTGAATCTACGGTCTTAAAAATACCTCAGCTTTAGACCATTGGCTTTGGCTGTTTCTGTTATGCTGTAAATGATTGCACTAGCTTTAGCTCCATGTACGGTATCAATGAGCTTGATTATTCATAGGGGGGAAAGTTCTTCTTTACTACTCATAAATTTATTATAACTTGTTTTTTAGATTTTATGTCCAACCTTATATGTACATTATATTATATCTCCATTCAAGGAGATCTTTATCTGATACTACTTTGATTACTTCCATCAACTTTTATTTTGCGTAATATGGTATTACTAAAATAGTATATATAATCTTGTGAGATATTTATTTTGTAAGGATATTCATTTAATAAGACATTCTCCTGATCTGGCTCATTAATTAATGACTGACATAGCTGATTTTTTTCATTTACATAGTATATTGCATTTTTATATATATTAAAATTAGTACGTTTAGTATTTTCAATTACTTTAATTTCATTTAAATCTTCCAAATCAATTTTATATATTCCATAATCACTGTACCATAATGTGTTATTATATATTACTAAGCATTTTGGACTATCGGCTTCACTCACTTTACTTTTTTCAATACCATCTAAACTAATCTTGTAAATCTTGCCGTCTTCTGGCCTTCTATCATCCTTTTTAGAAGTAGAGTATAACTTATCAATATAGTATATTGCTGATTCATTAATTATGAATTCTAAAACTTCTCCTTCATTTGAAAGTTGTTCCTCGAAACCATCTTTATATTCTATGTTTTTTCGGTAAAGAAATAATCCAAATATATTTTCAGTCTTATTTACCGTATAATATATATACTTATTCTTAACTATATATTGTTGAATTAAACAATATTTGCTACCTTCAAGTACTAGGCTAAGTTTTTTACTATTTAAATCAAGAGAATATACTCCTGAAACTAGTATATTTTCGTTTGGATGAGAAACGCTGACATTGAAATATAATATGCTATTATTAATAGATAATTGAGATATATTATCAACAAAAGTATATTTTTTCTCTAGGTGTTTAAATGAAAACAATTCTTCAGTGTTATTATTTTTCATGCTATATATTTTATTACTAACAGCAAAATAATCAATTCCTTTATCATGTACAATTATACTATTATTAGAATAATTTCCGGAACCTTCCTTTTCCCAGTTTTTATTTTCATTTGTTGCTAAATACATAATGCTTATAATAATCATAGTTAGTGTTACAATTAATTTTTTGAATAACATATTATATTTCTCCCTCAACCTCAAATTTGTTGCTATAAAGGCATACGTAGCTTGCTATGAAAAACTTCATATAATATTCTTATTATATCATAGGGATTCACTCATAAAAACTTTAGTCATCCACAAACAGATATTATAGACGGTATACTAGTATATAATTCGAAAGTGAGTAAACTATGGACAAAAAAAGTATAATGTGTACGTCAAAGATGTCAGTATATAAATAAGAAGGTAAACTCATAGTAATTCGTTCATATATCCAGGAAATCGTCCGCACTCCTTCCTAAAATCCAAAAAATAAGTCAAATCTATCAAAACCCAGTTATAGTTGCGTGCTAATTACCCATGTATAATGTAATCATCAGTAAAACTATTTAAGAGGAGTGAGTGACATGCAGATGATACATGGAACCATTGATGAGAAAAAAGACCGATTAACCAAGTGGTGGCATGGTCATGGATTAGGACGTCCTGCTATGCATTTAACCATGATGGATAAGGATTATTCCCTAAACTATCAAGGTGAATGCCCTAAGGGTGATATTCATCCGAAATATACGTTCAAATCAATGGCTTATCGCTTATATTTGGAAGAAAAGAATCTTTATAATAAGATATATTATGGTGAAGCAATACCATGCTGTGATGCTGACCTTGCAGCAGGCGTCCTTGCCTTATTTTTAGGTTGTCATGGTATTGAAAAGAAAGACACTGTATGGATTGAAGCTGATTTTGAACATCATGACACCATACCCATTCAGATTGATCCTGACAATTTTTATTACCAGTTTTTCTGGCGTTTGCAAACACACTTAAAAGAAAAATACGGTGATCTAGCCTGTGGGTTCCCTGATTTAATTGAGGGCATTGACATCTATGCTGCCATGGGGGGCACACAAAATACATTGTTTGACATAGTGGATTGTCCTGATAAACTCTTAAGGACCATTGAAAAGATTGATGAAGCTTATCTACACTATTATGATAACATCTATGAGAAAATTAAAGATTCCCGAGGGGGTTCGATGTTTTGGATTTGGGCTCCTGGCAAAATCTCTAAAGTTCAATGTGATATTTCTGCCATGCTATCACCGGATATGTTTAACCAATTTACCATGCCTACATTAAAAAAAATCATTCAGCACATGGATTATAGTATTTATCATTTAGATGGACCTGATGCCACACGCCATATTGATGCCATACTCTCCATTGATGAATTAGACGTTGTCCAATGGACGCCTGGTGCTTCCAGCGATATGCTTTCATGTGGCACGTACCATAGCAGATGGTATCCCATGTATCACAAGATTATAGAAGCAGGTAAAAAAATTATGTTACAAGGCATTAATTCATCTGACAAGTTAAAAAAGCTAAAAGATGAATTTGGAAAATCCTTAGGCAACTTTTATATTCAGTCACATCTAACAACGAAAGAGGAAGCCGATAAGATATTAGAAACTGCCCAATTATAGTGATAGACTCTTTCGATATTGAATTGGTGACAGACCCGTTCTCTTCTTGAATACACGATTAAAATAAGATACGTTTCCAAACCCACTTTCCATGCTGATATCTGTCACCGATTCATTGGTTTGTTTCAACAACCCTTTAGCATGGTTCATGCGCAGTGACAGGATATATTCTGTCAACGTCTTTTTCATAACCCTTTTAAAATAATCAGAAAAATAGGTACTATTCATTGCAGCAAGCCTAGCAACCTCATCTAATGATAGGGGTTGTGTATAATGTGCATTGATATACATAACTGATTCTTTTATCCGATCAAATGCCCTCTGTTCTTTATGATTGATGTCGCTAATCTGGTTATTTTCCAAAAAATAACGGTTGACTACAGCCAGCAATTTCATCAAGTTCGCTTTAATAATCCATTGATAATGGTGGCCTCTCATTTGGTCCTCTCGTATAATTTCTTTCATGATGTCATATAACTGTGTGGATAATGGTTGCTGTTTGGATATGCAGTGACTATAGTTTTTATTCCGTTGAAAAAAAGATTTTAAGTAACCATAGTCAAAGGTATTGGTTTGCCAAATAAGTTCAGGGTCAAAAATGATAACCAATAAACAGACACCTTTCTTAGAAAAGGCATAATGATGTTCTTCATTATTAATAATGATGATGTCACTTCGTTCAATGGTATAATGGGAATCCCCAATGATGTAGACACCTTCTCCATCAACCACGTAATTAATCTCCAAGCAGTCATGACTATGGAGGATTTCAGGTGTTGCTTTTTTCTTGGCTTCCGTTTGAAATATTCTAAAGGGAAATTTATGGGATAATTGTATATTTTCTTTGATGAATTCCATGGAGACCACCAACCTATCTATGAGATTTCCTATACCCAGTATATCAGAATAACTGCATAATAAAAATAAGTTAGCAAAAATTTAATGCTCATTCTAAAACATTGGTGATGATTTTTATGGTGCTTTGTTTTGGCGACTTCCCATAAGAAGTTGCCTGTTGGTTGATTTAATCCACTAAAATCAACTAAACATCCATTGTGAGTATGCATTTTATTCCTTATAATGATAGTAGTGAATGGCTGTAGCATTTAGCTCAGGCGTAAAATAATTGCAGAGGTGAAGTCGATGAAAGATATTAATATTGCAACAACCATTATGGAAAGACGTAAAGAAAAAGGCATAACTCAAGATCAGCTTGCGGAATATATCGGTGTCTCAAAGTCATCTGTTTCAAAATGGGAAACGGGGCAAAGCTATCCTGATATTACGTTTCTACCAATGTTAGCCACATTTTTTAACATCAGTATTGACGAACTCATGAATTACTCACCACAAATGACAATTTCTGATATCAACACGTTGTATCATCATTTAGCTAAAGCATTTTCTCATAGACCTTTTGATGACGTCTTATTGGAATGTCAACAAGTCATTAAAAAATACTATTCTTGTTTTCCTCTGTTGCTTCAAATGGCTACACTACTGCTCAATCACCAAATGCTTGCATCAAATGAAAACGTTCAGAAAGACATTTTACAACAAATTATAGATTTATGCCAAAGAATTAAGTCAGAAAGCGACGATATCTGGCTGGCAAAACAAGCCAATTCTATTGAAGCAGTATGTTACATGTTTTTACAAGAACCGGATACCATATTGGATTTATTAAGCGGTGCATTAAAACCAGATCAAAGTGATGCCATCATATTAGCGAACGCTTATCAAATGGCAGGTCAGCCACCCAAGGCAAAAGAAGTGATCCAAATAAGTATCTATCAACATTTAATGAACATGTTGGGTGCTTTTCCTTC is drawn from Vallitalea pronyensis and contains these coding sequences:
- a CDS encoding ABC transporter permease is translated as MDLKGYKKYFLRKLGWYLLTLMVAVMLNFLLPRLMPGNPVATLASSAVEGMTDQSAIQAVMDDYTKQFGLDKPMIIQFFLYVKNLLQGSMGVSFTYYPREVSDIIQKAIPWTIALQLPAMIVGWLLGNILGVIAAYKKGVFDKAVMPLFLFVSSIPAFGMAIILLFGFGISMGILPTGGGYGFDLIPSFTPEFMLSVILHYQLPFWSIVLITIGGQAIGMRSMSIYELNEDYVNYSRFLGIKDRVIIKYVFRNAMLPQITGLALSLGTMVGGALVAEIIFSYPGIGTKMFAAITGQDYPLISGCTLIITIGVLLANFLVEIAYGIIDPRVKAAQQES
- a CDS encoding ABC transporter substrate-binding protein, which produces MKKMKEAGGILLLIIMLFISLTACNSKKTEDATTTQDQEATQTADQEKTEDDKEEDGKTEEGSSDTTTKESGDGTSIPRQETLYMSGLQWGAINDMNPLSANSNNALVIDQADQARTTVWETLFMYNQLDGKLYPLLATEYEQKDNVFTIAMNTDAKWSDGKPVTAKDVAYTFNIHKDMATNHASMWDYIASVEATDDATVVITADTANYNPLKVLEVLPKLYILPEHQISELVKKHNGDPDKVKTDKNEDYIGSGPYQLFYSDETKVVLVRNDNYWGQSDSMWGQLPVPKYLAHNIYADNNSSSVAFQQGEVDVTQAFTPEIWKMWEEQDLPVSTYIDEPPYYLSGSLPTAIFNTTKPGLDHAVVRKAIAMATDYDQIAKTAMSGYTPLMQDVPPSMMNPTAAEQSLLDKAALAPLQWSGKQIEEAKKLLDEAGIVDTNGDGIREADGTELVFTVECPAGWTDWNASLEMVAAAGQEIGMDITTYFPEAPVWTEDLQTGNFDIIMNTYAGASIANPWTRIYQTLYSDGGTTAGNDRVYYNYSRYINERADDIIDAIPKTTDKNKLIELYTEINQIYLNEVPCFALMYRPVFFHTVNETVWTSYPEYEDGTNIPPSILISGYGIAGLYNLELVE
- a CDS encoding beta-mannosidase, with the protein product MEKITLNGEWVLSGGEFAQVKANVPGCVHTDLLHEKLIDDPYYRDNESKLMYLGELDWVYERTFFVSADMMACNKIDLICHGLDTLATVSINDHTVAKTNNMFRKWIFDIHDCINEGQNTIRIKCQSTYPYMKEKLEERYLAITGANHHRILGSNYVRKMQCNYGWDWGPMCVTAGIWKDIEVVGYHHAKLDHVQTKQSHDEHMVELQVITHLAGNIEPNKLFLDITLEHEGKHVASKVYPVKDSSTAVPITIENPALWWPNNLGKQNLYTLSVHLLDNNNQLMDNKQFRIGLRTLVLDIHKDQYGESFQFVVNGIPFFAKGGNWIPIDTFVTRGSDAFYRQQLTDVKNANMNFIRVWGGGIYESDVFYDLCDELGLCVWQDFAFACSAYPVYDKDFLDTFKQEAIDNIKRIRHHASLALWCGNNEIEYMGNMVSDALEEGKMTWDEYKLLFDELIPSLITTYDNEHSYWASSPMDDSHDRKDPNDATKGDAHLWDVWHGREPFEWYRTCHHRFNSEFGFQSFPEPNVVKSYTKKEDRNITSYVMEKHQRSVIGNETIILYMLSWFKLPTSFDMLLWTSQILQSLAIKYAVENWRRKMPEGMGTLYWQINDCWPVASWSSIDAMGNLKALHYSAKKFYNPVLISGIEDKDNLSVEIHLTNDTLEKQSGVIQWTLFHVNGCVLKEGTMEASIEANTASAVTTLNLYEAIEHAGGVRHVVLHYAFAVHDQVLSENTTYFVYPKHLELEKPDFKVGITKVTNQQYQVTVSSNKPCLWVWMELGHITARYSDRFFDLFNGQTKEVTIHMNEGLELHAFRSQLVIHSIVDTYQS
- a CDS encoding AraC family transcriptional regulator, whose product is MDNTIINNSNKLNSYNLNFVIDNFIVNILNYKVETFNGIDGYDVHKHFCYELHYIKSGSGQVTFNEKTHELVPGDMYLMSPNIAHSQYIYDHHMIEYALRFDIKQLKSSPNPSTIMEESKQIINLLKRSANKIIHQQFALEKLFEDSYQEAFGQRPGYYIVLKQYLMLIIIETARSAINDDDKEAIYPLPTRDIDRHNMNTITQFILDNISTKITNKTIASHVYMSERHLYRIIKRQTGLATHQYIAHLRINYVKKLLSQNLYTLKTISEMSGYSSAFHLSSAFKRHTGMTPSSYIDSALDKYQQSIEPYIE
- a CDS encoding sialate O-acetylesterase is translated as MATDMFMVSPMFSSHMVLQRDESILIWGTGVEDVEVIILFKTQQYMCKIKNNKWCIDLGIHEAGGPYDLTIHGGNHTIIFNDVLIGEVWLAGGQSNMEQPLFFSKEWSNEKNVCDNPMIRLKTIPRRPFQDAQINGWHFEHTQSHDTKWELCTQHSAKHFSAIGYYFAKKLQRNLNVPIGIISCNWGGTTAQAWMSRDYLITNDNLKFLWDDYVTIEKQLNATAYEKEFHAYQEDMLTFVKEKGNLDERVEALGLTSYMTSDDGPAPAPPYGYKHFQRPCGLYDNMVMQVIPYTIKGVIWYQGESNANGPHATLYEEIFTTLIQNWRDAWKKKDLPFVFVQLSSLGAKDEIDIDEGWPIVRQAQLEVSQKVNHTAMVISVDYGEWNNIHPINKKPIGNRLAESALSMVYNQEETYRVITYTHIEKQGNSIIISFNEKIKQISEQLPNFQLCGEDKRFITAKATIMDHKIIAHNDNISNPIGVSYGFSKNVQIALYNLNDLPVTPFKVFLEKQHIM